A stretch of the Streptosporangium sp. NBC_01755 genome encodes the following:
- the kdpA gene encoding potassium-transporting ATPase subunit KdpA, protein MLQALFILTILLVVHVPLGDYMAKALDGGRHLRIERALYRICGVDPDAEQDRRHYLLALLAFSALSVVFLFALLTFQGSLPWSGGHEGMPWELALHTAVSFTTNTSWQNYAGESPIGHTHLAVMAGLGVQAFASAAVGMCVGLALIRALVRRGGTGLGNFWVDLIRSVFRVLLPLAVVFGLALIGLGVQQNLAGAETVRTIAGGTQTLLGGPVGSWESIKLISGDGGGFFNASSAHPFENPSAMTNAIEILLMLLVPTAFIRLFGRMSGDLKLGWTLLVVVGILFGLLLTAGTLAQGAQTGTVAQAVGGQFEGTETRIGVPGSTLFGVAATASADGALNASYDSFSSLGGGVLLAAMMLGEIAPGGTGSGLYGLIMAVLIAVFLGGLMVGRTPEFMGKRIGYVEMRYVVLYSLVAPTLILGFTALAVALPEGRSSMGNVGAHGLTEVLYAYTSNVTSNGSAMAGLNGNTMFYNLTMTAAMALGRYLPIAFVLALAGRLVHRQPVAITAGTLRTSGINFVVLATGAALILALLNFLPALSLGPLADGLLG, encoded by the coding sequence ATGCTGCAGGCACTGTTCATCCTGACGATCCTCCTGGTCGTCCACGTCCCGCTCGGCGACTACATGGCCAAGGCGCTTGACGGCGGCCGTCACCTCAGGATCGAGCGCGCGCTCTACCGGATCTGCGGCGTCGACCCCGACGCCGAGCAGGACCGGCGCCACTATCTGCTCGCGCTGCTGGCGTTCTCCGCGCTCAGCGTCGTGTTCCTGTTCGCACTGCTGACCTTTCAGGGCTCGCTGCCGTGGTCGGGCGGCCACGAGGGCATGCCGTGGGAGCTGGCCCTGCACACAGCGGTCAGCTTCACCACCAACACCAGCTGGCAGAACTACGCGGGCGAGTCTCCGATCGGCCACACCCACCTCGCGGTGATGGCGGGACTCGGCGTGCAGGCCTTCGCCTCGGCCGCTGTCGGCATGTGCGTCGGTCTCGCGCTGATCCGCGCCCTGGTACGGCGCGGCGGCACCGGCCTCGGCAACTTCTGGGTGGACCTGATCCGCAGCGTCTTCCGCGTCCTGCTGCCCCTGGCGGTCGTCTTCGGCCTGGCACTGATCGGCCTGGGCGTCCAGCAGAACCTGGCAGGAGCCGAGACCGTGCGGACCATCGCCGGCGGCACGCAGACCCTGCTGGGCGGGCCCGTCGGCTCGTGGGAGTCGATCAAGCTGATATCCGGTGACGGCGGCGGCTTCTTCAACGCCAGTAGCGCCCACCCCTTCGAGAACCCATCGGCCATGACCAATGCGATCGAGATCCTGCTCATGCTGCTGGTCCCGACCGCCTTCATCCGGCTGTTCGGCCGCATGTCGGGCGACCTCAAACTTGGCTGGACCCTGCTCGTCGTGGTCGGCATCCTGTTCGGCCTGCTGCTGACCGCGGGCACCCTCGCCCAGGGCGCGCAGACCGGGACGGTGGCGCAGGCGGTCGGTGGCCAGTTCGAGGGCACGGAGACCCGTATCGGCGTCCCGGGCAGCACGCTGTTCGGCGTCGCGGCCACCGCCAGCGCCGACGGAGCGCTCAACGCCTCCTACGACAGCTTCTCCAGCCTGGGCGGTGGCGTGCTGCTGGCGGCCATGATGCTGGGCGAGATCGCCCCCGGCGGCACGGGCAGCGGCCTGTATGGGCTGATCATGGCGGTGCTGATAGCCGTGTTCCTGGGCGGTCTCATGGTCGGCCGCACGCCCGAGTTCATGGGCAAGCGCATCGGCTACGTCGAGATGCGATACGTGGTGCTCTACTCCCTGGTCGCCCCGACGCTGATTCTGGGTTTCACCGCCCTGGCCGTCGCCCTGCCCGAGGGGCGGTCGTCGATGGGCAACGTGGGCGCGCACGGGCTCACCGAGGTGCTGTACGCCTACACCAGCAACGTCACCAGCAACGGCAGCGCCATGGCGGGGCTCAACGGCAACACGATGTTCTACAACCTGACCATGACGGCCGCGATGGCCCTCGGCAGGTACCTGCCCATCGCGTTCGTCTTGGCCCTGGCGGGGCGGCTGGTGCACCGGCAACCCGTCGCGATCACCGCGGGTACCCTGCGCACCAGCGGGATCAACTTCGTGGTACTGGCCACGGGAGCCGCGTTGATCCTGGCGCTGCTCAACTTCCTGCCCGCCCTCTCACTCGGCCCGCTGGCCGATGGCCTGCTGGGATAG
- a CDS encoding potassium-transporting ATPase subunit C, with the protein MKCVLAALRVVLMLTVTVGLLYPLAMTGVAQALFADQSNGSRVGDHGSRLIGQSFTDKEGNPIRTYFQSRPSAAGDGYDPTSTGASNRGAEDVVDTPDRPSLLTQVCDRSKAVGELEGVSGARPYCTQDGVGATLGVFRDSGLSGRVTRAVSLNQPCPARPFVQSHAGVAVECAAKGEDYSRALIVPVRGSAGTPAVPADAVTAGGSGLDPHISPAYAELQAARVAKARGLSLGQVRVLIEEHTAGRALGFLGEPAVNVLTLNLALDGKT; encoded by the coding sequence ATGAAATGCGTGCTGGCCGCCCTCCGGGTGGTCCTGATGCTCACCGTCACCGTGGGCCTGCTCTACCCCTTGGCCATGACCGGCGTCGCCCAGGCGCTGTTCGCCGACCAGTCCAACGGCTCCAGAGTGGGCGACCACGGCAGCAGGCTCATCGGGCAGTCCTTCACCGACAAGGAAGGAAACCCGATCAGGACGTACTTCCAGAGTCGCCCGTCCGCCGCGGGCGATGGCTACGACCCGACGTCGACGGGAGCGAGCAACCGCGGCGCGGAAGACGTCGTCGACACGCCGGACCGTCCCAGCCTGCTCACCCAGGTCTGCGACAGGAGCAAGGCCGTGGGCGAGTTGGAGGGGGTCAGCGGGGCCAGGCCGTACTGCACCCAGGACGGCGTGGGCGCCACGCTCGGGGTCTTCCGCGACAGTGGGCTGAGCGGTCGTGTCACCCGCGCGGTCAGCCTGAACCAGCCCTGCCCCGCCAGGCCCTTCGTGCAGAGCCACGCGGGCGTCGCCGTGGAGTGCGCCGCCAAGGGTGAGGACTACAGCCGCGCCCTGATCGTGCCGGTGCGCGGTTCCGCGGGGACGCCCGCCGTACCCGCCGACGCCGTCACCGCCGGCGGCAGCGGCCTTGACCCGCACATCTCGCCCGCCTACGCCGAACTGCAGGCAGCGCGGGTCGCGAAGGCGCGCGGGTTGAGCCTGGGCCAGGTCAGGGTGCTCATCGAGGAGCACACGGCCGGTAGGGCGCTGGGCTTCCTCGGGGAGCCCGCCGTGAACGTGCTGACCCTGAATCTCGCCCTCGACGGGAAGACATGA
- a CDS encoding SAV_915 family protein — MSEVQLLVPVRQGRFSASLRLFRTAAGKKTAVAFTSPLLLAKVLGSDQQWVRLSEPALSGMLRDLDVIGVVVDPAETMTRPAAGAA, encoded by the coding sequence ATGTCAGAAGTGCAGCTACTCGTCCCGGTCCGACAGGGCCGGTTCAGCGCCTCGCTCCGGCTGTTCCGCACCGCCGCGGGCAAGAAGACCGCAGTCGCCTTCACCTCCCCTCTGCTCCTGGCCAAGGTGCTCGGCTCCGACCAGCAGTGGGTACGGCTCAGCGAGCCCGCCCTGAGCGGCATGCTCAGAGACCTGGACGTCATCGGCGTCGTCGTCGACCCCGCGGAAACGATGACCCGCCCGGCCGCAGGAGCCGCCTGA
- a CDS encoding response regulator transcription factor: MNSANTDIRVLICYSERLLRTALCSILAAEPGLRVVGDAGDGFEAVSKARGLRPDVALVDERLTGLDGIQVTERLRADSLAGPVRSVILTEQPEAMFDAVRAGARGFLLRSSDQDELVGAIRAIARGEAFFAPQVASSFLRRFENGLPYRPPEAVKSLTEREHEVLVLVADGLNNTEIASRLYVSQATVKFHVSNLLCKLNLRDRLQMAVFAHKAGVV, encoded by the coding sequence GTGAACAGCGCGAACACCGACATCCGGGTCCTGATCTGCTACTCGGAGAGGCTGCTCCGTACGGCGCTGTGCTCGATCCTCGCCGCCGAACCGGGGCTGCGCGTCGTGGGGGACGCCGGTGACGGATTCGAGGCGGTCTCCAAGGCCCGCGGCCTGCGGCCCGACGTGGCACTCGTCGACGAGCGGCTCACCGGCCTCGACGGCATCCAGGTCACCGAGCGGCTCCGCGCCGACTCCCTGGCCGGTCCGGTGCGGAGCGTCATCCTGACCGAGCAGCCGGAGGCCATGTTCGACGCGGTACGCGCCGGAGCCCGCGGCTTCCTGCTGCGCTCCAGTGACCAGGACGAACTGGTGGGGGCGATCAGGGCCATCGCGCGGGGGGAGGCGTTCTTCGCGCCGCAGGTCGCCAGCAGTTTCCTGCGGCGGTTCGAGAACGGGCTGCCCTACCGCCCGCCCGAGGCCGTCAAGTCGCTCACCGAGCGCGAGCACGAGGTGCTGGTCCTGGTCGCCGACGGGCTGAACAACACCGAGATCGCGAGCAGGCTGTACGTGAGCCAGGCGACCGTCAAGTTCCACGTCTCCAACCTGCTGTGCAAGCTCAACCTCCGCGACCGCCTGCAGATGGCCGTCTTCGCGCACAAGGCCGGCGTCGTGTGA
- a CDS encoding helix-turn-helix domain-containing protein, with amino-acid sequence MRSALLSDSLGFAQLLRTHRDKARLTQEELAERARLSVRTLRDLERGRTRYPHRTSVRRLAAALELTGEDRVTFEAAPPRSLGAPAVAPPPEWGLPSVSGTVALSRLPLLREVEDTVSVASGGGEPALVTVTGPAGVGKTTLAVQCAHVLRQRMALDVLFLDLGRDRRGPGELRTAVRLARIGRMTSPASGGRCLLLVDDADGARDADRLPSLLTLGFTAVVVTGREPLAGLVPSRHLVLARLR; translated from the coding sequence GTGAGGTCTGCACTGTTGTCCGACAGCCTGGGATTCGCTCAGCTGCTGCGCACCCATCGCGACAAGGCGCGGCTGACCCAGGAGGAGCTGGCGGAACGCGCCCGCCTGAGCGTGCGCACACTGCGTGACCTTGAGCGGGGCCGCACCCGCTACCCGCACCGCACCTCGGTGCGCCGCCTGGCCGCCGCCCTTGAACTGACCGGTGAGGACCGGGTGACCTTCGAGGCGGCGCCGCCCCGCTCGCTCGGTGCTCCCGCCGTGGCGCCGCCCCCGGAGTGGGGCCTGCCCTCGGTGAGCGGCACCGTCGCGCTGAGCCGGCTCCCGCTGCTGCGGGAGGTCGAGGACACGGTGTCGGTCGCCTCCGGTGGCGGGGAACCCGCGCTGGTGACCGTCACGGGCCCGGCCGGAGTCGGCAAGACCACCCTCGCCGTCCAGTGCGCCCACGTGCTGCGCCAGCGGATGGCACTGGACGTGCTCTTCCTGGACCTCGGCCGGGACCGGCGCGGCCCCGGCGAGCTGCGCACCGCCGTGCGGCTGGCGCGCATCGGCCGCATGACGTCCCCTGCCTCGGGCGGGCGGTGCCTGCTGCTGGTCGACGACGCCGACGGCGCGCGGGACGCCGACCGCCTGCCGTCACTGCTGACGCTCGGCTTCACCGCCGTCGTCGTCACCGGCAGGGAACCGCTCGCGGGGCTCGTCCCGTCCCGGCACCTCGTCCTCGCACGCCTGAGGTGA